A genomic window from Streptomyces sp. 846.5 includes:
- a CDS encoding DUF6069 family protein encodes MSHQLAAHPARPSGLVVAGGLLGTAAVAVAVNAIVAATAHAAGASDDFEALQLPSYAALTVLGVLIAAAAWAIIRARSARPARLLRTLVPVVLIISLIPDVMVGISDSQPGTSWGAVIALMVMHVAVAAVAVPSYRRLLPLPTTQD; translated from the coding sequence ATGAGCCACCAGCTCGCCGCCCACCCGGCCCGCCCCAGCGGCCTCGTCGTCGCCGGCGGCCTGCTCGGCACCGCTGCCGTCGCCGTCGCCGTCAACGCCATCGTCGCCGCGACGGCCCACGCCGCCGGCGCCTCGGACGATTTCGAGGCTCTCCAGCTGCCCTCCTATGCCGCCCTCACCGTCTTGGGCGTCCTGATCGCCGCTGCCGCCTGGGCGATCATCCGCGCGCGTTCGGCACGCCCGGCCCGGCTGCTGCGCACCCTTGTTCCCGTCGTCCTGATCATCAGCCTGATCCCGGACGTCATGGTCGGCATCTCCGACAGCCAGCCCGGCACCAGCTGGGGCGCCGTCATCGCCTTGATGGTCATGCACGTCGCTGTCGCCGCCGTCGCCGTCCCGTCTTACCGGCGACTGCTCCCGCTCCCCACCACCCAGGACTGA
- a CDS encoding site-specific integrase — MKLRGLGLGLAAVRDLRELRVPASAEELEAFETDVLAGFVLARASAGLTDGTIRGDVGHLDQMRTWFGRPLWDMEPTDADAYFGRVLRGSPSGTRLARSQALSTYFMFLELRHKVEIHQLTGRVVECPIDEMNRPRGSKDAQLRIPPSGAEVGQLFAGWGGELATCRKFAPTARNYTASKLMSQVGLRVNEACRLDLDDIKWDLGRFGKLHVRYGKGGRGSGPRERMVPLINGADRTLRWFIEDVWGQFDDDHLRPGAPLFPSERRNADGSSRRVGDDALRDGLKAATKAHLPFWGDKLTPHVLRHFCASELYHGGLDLVAIQAVLGHSWIATTMRYVHVQQTRVEDAWVAGQHRAAKRLEGLLV; from the coding sequence GTGAAGCTGAGGGGGCTCGGGTTGGGGCTGGCTGCTGTACGGGATCTGCGCGAGCTCCGGGTGCCGGCGTCTGCGGAGGAGTTGGAAGCCTTCGAGACCGACGTGCTCGCGGGGTTCGTGCTGGCGCGGGCGTCGGCTGGGCTGACGGACGGCACCATCCGGGGCGATGTCGGGCACCTGGACCAGATGCGGACGTGGTTCGGCCGCCCGCTGTGGGACATGGAGCCGACCGACGCGGACGCCTACTTCGGGCGGGTGCTGCGGGGCTCGCCCAGCGGCACCCGACTGGCCCGCTCGCAGGCCCTGAGCACGTACTTCATGTTCCTGGAGCTGCGGCACAAGGTCGAGATCCACCAGCTGACTGGGCGCGTGGTCGAGTGCCCGATCGACGAGATGAACCGTCCGCGCGGTTCGAAGGACGCCCAGCTGCGGATCCCGCCGTCTGGCGCGGAGGTCGGGCAGCTGTTCGCTGGCTGGGGTGGTGAGTTGGCGACCTGCCGCAAGTTCGCCCCGACCGCCCGGAACTACACCGCCTCGAAGCTGATGTCGCAGGTCGGGCTGCGGGTGAACGAGGCGTGCAGGCTCGACCTGGACGACATCAAGTGGGATCTGGGCCGGTTCGGCAAGCTCCACGTTCGCTACGGCAAGGGCGGCCGGGGGTCGGGGCCGCGCGAGCGGATGGTTCCGCTGATCAACGGTGCCGACCGGACCCTGCGGTGGTTCATCGAGGACGTGTGGGGCCAGTTCGACGACGACCACTTGCGCCCCGGCGCCCCGCTGTTCCCCTCCGAGCGCAGGAACGCCGACGGCTCCTCTCGCCGGGTCGGCGACGACGCCCTCCGCGACGGCCTGAAAGCCGCAACGAAGGCTCATCTCCCTTTCTGGGGCGACAAGTTGACGCCGCACGTTCTCCGGCACTTCTGCGCGTCGGAGCTCTATCACGGCGGCCTGGACCTGGTGGCAATTCAGGCGGTTCTAGGACATTCCTGGATCGCCACGACCATGCGCTACGTGCATGTCCAGCAGACCCGGGTCGAGGATGCCTGGGTTGCCGGGCAGCACCGGGCCGCGAAGCGACTGGAGGGACTCCTGGTATGA
- a CDS encoding SDR family oxidoreductase has product MPATDSTALPVLVVGATGSLGSKVVDELLGRGKNVRALVRPASDASRLESRGVQIARGDMLDVDSLVAAMNGADAVITTAAGYTRGGKNAHDIDTIGNANLAEAAHRTGIRRFVLTSILTSDQTPGVPHFWHKKLAEDKLEQLGVPFVALRPGAFLDQVASMAGDPLDKGRMVWIGKATVPLTFVHTSDLAAYLAAAVDADAEAGERIDIGWDRPVSMREVADVMGRRAEKKIKVVAVPSAVARAAGAVTGRFMPLIKDMAAMFRWFETGRYVADPRRQEQLFGPVPTAEDTLARYTDELRTAQHR; this is encoded by the coding sequence ATGCCTGCCACCGACTCAACCGCCCTCCCGGTCCTCGTCGTCGGGGCGACCGGCTCCCTGGGGAGCAAGGTCGTCGACGAACTCCTGGGGCGCGGCAAGAACGTCCGCGCCCTGGTGAGGCCGGCCAGCGACGCGAGCAGGCTCGAAAGCCGGGGCGTTCAGATCGCCCGCGGCGACATGCTCGACGTCGACTCGCTCGTTGCCGCGATGAACGGCGCCGACGCCGTCATCACCACCGCCGCCGGCTACACCCGCGGCGGCAAGAACGCCCACGACATCGACACCATCGGCAACGCCAACCTCGCCGAGGCCGCCCACCGCACCGGCATCCGGCGGTTCGTCCTGACCAGCATCCTCACCAGCGACCAGACGCCCGGTGTCCCGCACTTCTGGCACAAGAAGCTCGCCGAGGACAAGCTCGAACAGCTCGGTGTCCCGTTCGTCGCCCTGCGCCCGGGGGCGTTCCTCGACCAGGTCGCGAGCATGGCGGGCGACCCGCTCGACAAGGGCCGCATGGTGTGGATCGGCAAGGCCACCGTCCCGCTGACCTTCGTCCACACCTCCGATCTCGCGGCGTACCTGGCAGCCGCGGTCGACGCCGACGCCGAGGCCGGTGAGCGGATCGACATCGGCTGGGACCGTCCGGTCAGCATGCGAGAGGTGGCCGACGTGATGGGCCGCCGGGCCGAAAAGAAGATCAAGGTAGTGGCCGTCCCGTCCGCCGTCGCCCGCGCCGCAGGAGCCGTCACCGGCCGCTTCATGCCCCTGATCAAGGACATGGCCGCGATGTTCCGCTGGTTCGAGACCGGCCGCTACGTCGCCGACCCCCGCCGCCAGGAGCAGCTGTTCGGCCCCGTCCCCACGGCCGAGGACACCCTCGCCCGGTACACCGACGAGCTGCGCACCGCACAGCACCGGTGA
- a CDS encoding 4-hydroxybenzoate 3-monooxygenase encodes MTAPTAAPAPARTTVGIVGAGPAGLLLARLLHAAGIDCVVLESRDRAYVEQRQRAGILEQGTVDTLRESGAAERLDREGLPHDGIELRFDGRAHRIDFPALTGGRRVWVYAQTEVVKDLVALQLADGAPLLFEAQVTGVTGADSSTPTIHYTHQGVDHTLVCDYVVGCDGFHGVVREAIPAESRQTFERTYPYSWLGILADVPPSSDELVYAHSPRGFALLSMRSSTVSRLYLQVPNGTDPADWSDDRIWDELDARFALADGDWKLARGPITAKSVLPMRSSVTEPMCHGRLFLAGDAAHIVPPTGAKGLNLAAADVTVLARAFTALHRTGSTQLLDAYSATCLNRVWRAEHFSYFMTTTLHTDPSQSPFDTRLQLSQLDRIATSPHAAAELAANYAGLPLT; translated from the coding sequence ATGACCGCCCCGACTGCCGCCCCCGCTCCGGCCCGCACCACCGTCGGCATCGTCGGAGCCGGCCCCGCCGGACTGCTGCTCGCCCGCCTGCTGCACGCCGCCGGCATCGACTGCGTCGTCCTGGAGAGCCGCGACCGTGCCTATGTCGAGCAGCGCCAGCGCGCCGGAATCCTCGAACAGGGCACGGTGGACACGCTGCGCGAATCCGGCGCCGCCGAGCGACTGGACCGCGAGGGCCTGCCGCACGACGGCATCGAGCTGCGCTTCGACGGCCGCGCGCACCGGATCGACTTCCCGGCCCTCACCGGCGGCCGCCGGGTCTGGGTCTACGCCCAGACCGAGGTCGTCAAGGATCTGGTCGCGCTCCAACTCGCCGACGGTGCACCGCTGCTGTTCGAGGCCCAGGTCACCGGCGTCACGGGCGCGGACTCGTCGACACCCACCATCCACTACACCCACCAGGGCGTCGATCACACCCTGGTCTGCGACTACGTGGTCGGCTGCGACGGCTTCCACGGCGTGGTCCGCGAGGCGATACCCGCCGAGTCCAGGCAGACGTTCGAGCGCACCTACCCGTACTCCTGGCTGGGCATCCTGGCCGACGTGCCGCCGTCCAGCGACGAGTTGGTCTACGCCCACTCCCCGCGCGGCTTCGCCCTGCTGAGCATGCGGTCGTCCACCGTCAGCCGGCTCTACCTCCAGGTTCCCAACGGCACCGACCCGGCCGACTGGTCCGACGACCGCATCTGGGACGAACTCGACGCCCGCTTCGCCCTCGCCGACGGCGACTGGAAACTCGCCCGAGGCCCGATCACCGCCAAGTCCGTCCTGCCCATGCGCAGTTCGGTCACCGAACCGATGTGCCACGGCCGCCTCTTCCTGGCCGGCGACGCCGCCCACATCGTCCCCCCGACCGGCGCCAAGGGCCTCAACCTCGCCGCCGCCGACGTCACCGTCCTCGCCCGGGCCTTCACCGCCCTGCACCGCACCGGCTCCACCCAGCTCCTGGACGCCTATTCCGCCACCTGCCTCAACCGCGTCTGGCGCGCCGAGCACTTCTCCTACTTCATGACCACCACCCTGCACACCGACCCCTCCCAGTCCCCCTTCGACACCCGCCTCCAACTCTCCCAACTCGACCGCATCGCCACCTCTCCCCACGCGGCCGCCGAACTGGCGGCCAACTACGCGGGCCTCCCGCTGACCTGA
- a CDS encoding MarR family winged helix-turn-helix transcriptional regulator — MPTPEPRIPTTAGAGPMSYAIFQLARAHRAYAATLLREMDLHPGQELLLMHLLDRDGQSQSELLECLGLDHSTVSKALRRMQDAGLVIREPAAHDRRVMVVHLTDKGRAMREPIAALWHTLEETSARNLSEQQAESFVETAYAITEAISSRALREEESA; from the coding sequence ATGCCCACCCCCGAACCCCGCATCCCCACGACGGCCGGCGCAGGACCGATGAGCTACGCGATCTTCCAACTCGCCCGCGCCCACCGTGCCTACGCCGCCACCCTGCTGCGCGAGATGGACCTGCATCCCGGACAGGAACTGCTGCTGATGCACCTCCTGGACCGGGACGGCCAGTCCCAGTCCGAGCTGCTCGAATGCCTCGGCCTGGACCACTCCACCGTCTCCAAGGCGCTACGCCGCATGCAGGACGCAGGCCTGGTCATCCGCGAGCCGGCTGCACATGACCGGCGCGTCATGGTGGTCCACCTCACCGACAAGGGCCGGGCGATGCGCGAGCCCATCGCGGCCCTGTGGCACACCCTGGAGGAGACGTCCGCCCGGAATCTGTCGGAGCAGCAGGCGGAGTCCTTCGTCGAGACCGCGTACGCCATCACCGAGGCGATCAGCAGCCGTGCGCTGCGGGAAGAAGAGTCCGCGTGA
- the pcaG gene encoding protocatechuate 3,4-dioxygenase subunit alpha, whose product MTQYLPTQHRPTPLLPTPAQTIGPFFGYALPHPAGGDIAPLGHPDAVTVHGTVLDGAGQPVPDAVVETWQAALDGGLDGAPGSLPRNPVDGGTRPRNGVDFTGFGRAATDAAGHWAVRTLPPPADRPYLAVCVFARGLTHHLFTRAYLTDPGPGDVLLDGLDAARRETLITRPQPDGTHRFDIRLQGEKETVFLEFPEQ is encoded by the coding sequence ATGACCCAGTACCTCCCCACCCAGCACCGCCCCACCCCGCTGCTGCCCACCCCGGCACAGACGATCGGCCCGTTCTTCGGCTACGCGCTGCCGCACCCGGCCGGCGGCGACATCGCCCCGCTCGGCCACCCCGACGCCGTCACCGTGCACGGCACGGTGCTGGACGGTGCCGGGCAGCCGGTGCCCGACGCCGTCGTCGAGACCTGGCAGGCCGCCCTGGACGGCGGCCTCGACGGCGCGCCGGGATCGCTGCCCCGCAACCCCGTCGACGGCGGGACCCGACCCCGCAACGGCGTCGACTTCACCGGCTTCGGCCGGGCCGCCACCGACGCCGCCGGGCACTGGGCGGTGCGCACCCTGCCCCCGCCGGCGGACCGCCCCTACCTCGCGGTCTGCGTCTTCGCCCGCGGTCTGACGCACCATCTGTTCACCCGCGCCTACCTGACCGATCCTGGGCCGGGGGACGTGCTGCTGGACGGGCTGGACGCGGCACGCCGTGAGACGCTGATCACCCGTCCGCAGCCGGACGGCACGCACCGGTTCGACATCCGCCTGCAGGGGGAGAAGGAGACGGTCTTCCTTGAGTTCCCCGAACAGTGA
- a CDS encoding recombinase family protein — protein MAIQYHTARFRLVPQLAKALNVATPAVRKPGAVWTELPGPVSAGATPVGHVRLGYARASTARQSLDAQLDSLGESGVTRVYSEKISTRATKRPELEAAVKLAGEIRSSGVAVTLVVHEHKRLSRGIELAMLAEELKARDIGLEFLTGELKGSHDPSGIVFTALAAMSGMEREYIRDRTLEGHESARKRGKTIGGAGVTDDDMLSMALHLRDQEMSLRDMAKRLVITTGKKKGQHPAPATVMRMLREHDEQAAAAAVET, from the coding sequence GTGGCCATCCAGTACCACACCGCCCGGTTCCGGCTCGTGCCCCAACTTGCCAAGGCCCTGAACGTGGCGACCCCCGCCGTGCGCAAGCCCGGTGCGGTGTGGACTGAGCTGCCCGGGCCCGTGAGCGCCGGCGCCACGCCGGTCGGCCATGTCCGCCTCGGGTACGCACGCGCCTCGACCGCGCGCCAGTCCTTGGACGCGCAACTGGACTCCCTCGGCGAGTCCGGGGTGACCCGGGTCTACTCGGAGAAGATCTCGACCCGCGCCACCAAGCGCCCCGAGTTGGAGGCCGCCGTCAAGCTCGCCGGGGAGATCCGCTCCTCCGGCGTCGCCGTCACCCTCGTCGTCCACGAACACAAACGGCTCAGCCGCGGCATCGAACTCGCAATGCTCGCTGAGGAGCTGAAGGCGCGCGACATCGGCCTGGAGTTCCTCACCGGGGAGCTGAAGGGCTCGCACGACCCCTCCGGCATCGTGTTCACCGCGTTGGCCGCCATGTCCGGCATGGAACGCGAGTACATCCGCGACCGCACCCTCGAAGGCCACGAGTCCGCCCGCAAGCGCGGCAAGACCATCGGCGGCGCCGGCGTCACCGACGACGACATGCTGTCCATGGCCCTGCATCTGCGCGACCAGGAGATGAGCCTGCGCGATATGGCCAAGCGGCTCGTCATCACCACCGGCAAGAAGAAGGGCCAGCACCCAGCCCCCGCGACCGTCATGCGCATGCTGCGCGAGCACGACGAGCAGGCCGCTGCTGCAGCCGTGGAGACATAA
- the pcaD gene encoding 3-oxoadipate enol-lactonase has protein sequence MTTPLPHHRSDGTSGAPALLLGPSLGTSLALWDAQADALARDFHVVRWDLPGHGGSSADLITAGATVADLGRLVLDLADALGLDRFAYAGVSLGGAVGSWLAAEHPERIAGLALICTSADFGGAEPWRERAAFVRAKGDQAMAELADSAPARWFTDGFEAPDRMIQDQRTADPAAYAACCDALAAFDLRDSLARITAPTLVLAGREDRATPPPHARELADGIAGSTLLELPGAAHLAPVEQPRAVLDALRTHLLRDRHTAGMTVRRAVLGDEHVDRAVARTTPFTADFQEFITRYAWGEIWTRPGLDRRTRSCITLTALVAGGHHNELAMHVRAALRNGLTPDEIKEVLLQSAVYCGVPAANSAFAIADAVLQEEASA, from the coding sequence ATGACCACCCCGCTCCCGCACCACCGCTCCGACGGCACGTCCGGCGCGCCAGCGCTGCTGCTCGGCCCGTCCCTCGGCACCAGCCTCGCCCTCTGGGACGCCCAGGCGGACGCCCTGGCCCGTGACTTCCATGTGGTCCGCTGGGACCTGCCGGGCCACGGCGGCTCCTCCGCCGACCTGATCACCGCCGGTGCCACCGTGGCCGACCTGGGCCGCCTGGTCCTCGACCTCGCCGACGCCCTCGGCCTGGACCGCTTCGCCTACGCCGGGGTCTCCCTCGGCGGCGCGGTCGGCAGCTGGCTCGCCGCCGAGCACCCCGAGCGGATCGCCGGCCTCGCCCTGATCTGCACCTCCGCGGACTTCGGCGGCGCCGAACCCTGGCGCGAACGGGCGGCCTTCGTCCGGGCCAAGGGCGACCAGGCCATGGCGGAACTGGCCGACTCCGCCCCGGCCCGCTGGTTCACCGACGGATTCGAAGCGCCCGACCGGATGATCCAGGACCAGCGCACCGCTGACCCGGCTGCCTACGCCGCCTGCTGCGATGCCCTCGCCGCCTTCGACCTGCGCGATTCGCTCGCCCGGATCACGGCCCCCACCCTGGTGCTGGCCGGACGCGAGGACCGGGCGACACCCCCGCCCCACGCCCGCGAACTCGCCGACGGCATCGCCGGATCGACGCTGCTGGAGCTCCCCGGCGCGGCCCATCTGGCCCCGGTCGAGCAGCCCCGCGCCGTCCTGGACGCGCTCCGCACCCACCTGCTGAGGGACCGTCACACCGCCGGCATGACCGTCCGCCGCGCCGTCCTCGGGGACGAGCACGTGGACCGGGCGGTGGCCCGGACCACCCCCTTCACCGCCGACTTCCAGGAATTCATCACCCGCTACGCCTGGGGCGAGATCTGGACCAGGCCCGGTCTCGACCGCCGCACCCGCAGCTGCATCACCCTCACCGCCCTGGTCGCCGGCGGCCACCACAACGAACTCGCCATGCACGTCAGGGCGGCGTTGCGGAACGGACTCACCCCGGACGAGATCAAGGAAGTCCTGCTCCAGTCCGCCGTCTACTGCGGCGTCCCCGCGGCGAACTCCGCCTTCGCCATCGCCGATGCCGTGCTCCAGGAAGAGGCCAGCGCATGA
- a CDS encoding alkene reductase: MLNSLWTPTTLGGISLPHRLVMAPMTRDRSTPEGVPTELNAEYYAQRASHALVITEGTQPSADGQGYLLTPGIHNDEQIAGWRKVTDAVHAGDGRIVIQLMHTGRIAHPDNTPHGRQPVAPSAIRPQGAMFTASGPQEMPTPRALSTQEVAATVDDFRRAAAAAIAAGADAVEIHGANGYLVHQFLSDNTNQRTDGYGGSIEGRIRFAVEVAAAVADEIGAERTGIRISPGNPYNDIAESDTAELYPALLDALRPLDLAYLHVMHAGDEELLGTLRALWPSTLILNRGGTDLPARAKDIDNDTADLVSVGALALANPDLVERLRVGAPLNTPDPATFYGGGAAGYTDYPTHTG, encoded by the coding sequence ATGCTGAATTCCCTGTGGACGCCGACCACTCTTGGCGGCATATCTCTGCCGCACCGCCTGGTCATGGCCCCCATGACCCGTGACCGCTCCACACCTGAAGGCGTACCGACCGAGCTGAACGCCGAGTACTACGCCCAGCGGGCCTCGCACGCGCTCGTCATCACCGAGGGAACCCAGCCCTCCGCCGACGGCCAGGGCTACCTCCTGACCCCCGGCATCCACAATGACGAGCAGATCGCCGGGTGGCGCAAGGTCACCGACGCCGTGCACGCGGGCGACGGCCGGATCGTCATCCAGCTGATGCACACCGGACGCATCGCGCACCCCGACAACACCCCCCACGGCCGCCAGCCGGTCGCCCCCTCGGCAATCCGCCCACAGGGCGCGATGTTCACGGCGTCCGGGCCCCAGGAGATGCCGACCCCCCGTGCTCTGTCGACGCAGGAGGTCGCGGCGACTGTCGACGACTTCCGCCGCGCCGCAGCGGCCGCCATCGCGGCCGGCGCCGACGCCGTGGAAATCCACGGCGCCAACGGCTACCTGGTGCACCAGTTCCTGTCCGACAACACCAATCAGCGCACCGATGGCTACGGCGGCTCGATCGAGGGCCGCATCCGTTTCGCCGTCGAGGTCGCCGCCGCGGTGGCCGACGAGATCGGCGCCGAGCGCACAGGCATCCGTATCTCCCCCGGCAACCCCTACAACGACATCGCCGAGTCCGACACCGCCGAGCTGTATCCGGCGCTCCTGGACGCCCTGCGCCCCCTGGACCTGGCCTACCTCCACGTGATGCACGCGGGCGACGAGGAGCTGCTGGGCACCCTGCGCGCGCTGTGGCCGAGCACGCTGATCCTCAACCGGGGCGGCACCGACCTGCCCGCCCGTGCCAAGGACATCGACAACGACACGGCCGACCTCGTCTCCGTCGGCGCCCTCGCGCTCGCCAACCCGGACCTGGTCGAGCGGCTCCGCGTCGGCGCGCCTCTGAACACCCCCGACCCGGCGACCTTCTACGGCGGCGGAGCGGCCGGCTACACCGACTACCCCACCCACACCGGCTGA
- a CDS encoding helix-turn-helix transcriptional regulator — protein sequence MKWNLRLTAASKGIWKASELQRSLAEHGLVISAGKMSGLWSGQPGSLKLEDLDVICVVLGCEIGDLLIPEPGNVVRPGQQETGRAAVGASAPTVVPKRRDGRSLPPQ from the coding sequence ATGAAGTGGAACCTGCGGCTGACCGCCGCGAGCAAGGGCATCTGGAAGGCGTCCGAGCTGCAGCGGAGCCTGGCCGAGCACGGCCTGGTGATCTCGGCGGGCAAGATGTCCGGGCTGTGGTCCGGGCAGCCGGGCTCCCTCAAGCTGGAGGACCTGGACGTGATCTGCGTCGTCCTCGGCTGCGAGATCGGCGACCTGCTGATCCCCGAGCCCGGCAACGTCGTCCGCCCCGGACAGCAGGAGACCGGCCGCGCAGCCGTCGGCGCCTCCGCGCCGACAGTGGTGCCCAAGCGTCGGGACGGCCGCTCGCTGCCGCCGCAGTGA
- a CDS encoding NADP-dependent oxidoreductase — protein sequence MKAIVFDQFGGPDVLHEADIEVPQPGPGQVRVRVKAAGLNAVDGKIRSGMMEAVRPTALPAVPGGELAGVVDALGEGVSDVQVGDEVLGWSDTGSYSQYALATAVAAKPAGLDWQHAVALPVATETAERVLNLLGVAAGETVLMHGASGAVGTVAVQLATARGARVIATAGPSNQDYLTSLGATATVYGEGLVERVQALAPDGVDAVFDLAGKGALQDSITLRGGTDRIVTIADFGAQQLGITFSQGAQERSTARLAALAQDAAAGKLITTVTAYPLDQAATAQQVSDAGHVRGKLVLTID from the coding sequence ATGAAAGCAATCGTTTTCGACCAGTTCGGCGGCCCGGACGTGCTGCACGAGGCGGACATCGAGGTGCCGCAGCCCGGCCCCGGCCAGGTCCGGGTCCGCGTGAAGGCCGCCGGGCTGAACGCGGTGGACGGCAAGATTCGTTCCGGGATGATGGAGGCCGTCCGCCCGACGGCTCTGCCCGCCGTCCCCGGCGGCGAGCTCGCCGGCGTAGTCGACGCCCTGGGCGAGGGCGTGAGCGACGTACAAGTCGGCGATGAGGTGCTCGGCTGGTCGGACACCGGCTCGTACAGCCAGTACGCGCTGGCCACCGCCGTGGCCGCCAAGCCCGCCGGCCTCGACTGGCAGCACGCGGTCGCGCTGCCGGTGGCCACCGAGACGGCAGAGCGGGTCCTGAACCTGCTAGGGGTCGCCGCCGGGGAGACCGTGCTGATGCACGGCGCGTCCGGAGCGGTCGGCACGGTGGCGGTCCAGCTCGCCACGGCCCGCGGAGCACGCGTGATCGCCACCGCGGGCCCCTCCAACCAGGACTACCTCACCTCGCTCGGCGCCACCGCGACCGTGTACGGCGAGGGCCTGGTCGAGCGCGTGCAGGCGCTGGCCCCCGACGGCGTCGACGCGGTGTTCGACCTGGCCGGGAAGGGCGCCCTTCAGGACTCCATCACCCTGCGCGGCGGCACCGACCGCATCGTCACCATCGCCGACTTCGGCGCACAGCAGCTGGGCATCACATTCTCCCAGGGGGCCCAGGAACGCTCGACCGCCCGCCTGGCCGCCCTGGCCCAGGACGCCGCAGCCGGCAAGCTCATCACCACCGTCACCGCCTACCCGCTCGACCAGGCCGCCACGGCCCAGCAGGTCAGCGACGCCGGGCACGTGCGGGGCAAGCTCGTCCTGACCATCGACTGA
- the pcaB gene encoding 3-carboxy-cis,cis-muconate cycloisomerase — protein MGLLSPVSAGSDAESATGDRAFLQAMLDAEAALTRAQATVGLAPAPAARAVTEAARAERFDPRSLALRARAGGNPVIPLVADLAAAVPEDAAPYVHRGATSQDIMDTAMMLVATRTVAPLLDDLARTADALAALAAEHRLTPMPGRTLTQHAVPTTFGLKAAGWRALVLDAHTRLSAVRCSLPAQLGGAAGTLAAFHAYAEASEASELHREPQAGDLGLRLVAAFADELGLAEPQLPWHVLRTPVADLGAALAFTAGALGKLAADVLVLSRTEIGELAEGAGGGSSAMPHKSNPVRATLIAAAARQVPALASVLFGSMAAEDERPAGAWHAEWQPLRDALRLTGGAARDAAELVAGLRVESHRMWSHLALTDGLLVSERLNAVLAPLLGRDRARTLLVAASGRAAELGIPLEEALRELLDESDVPLPGGQLPKELLPPARLRALTDPTAYLGSALALTDRALRRDPLHTKPADEPSTQDPR, from the coding sequence ATGGGCCTGCTGTCTCCGGTCAGCGCGGGCAGCGACGCCGAGTCCGCGACCGGCGACCGCGCCTTCCTCCAGGCCATGCTGGACGCCGAAGCGGCACTGACCCGCGCCCAGGCCACGGTCGGCCTCGCCCCGGCCCCCGCCGCCCGCGCTGTGACGGAGGCCGCCCGCGCCGAGCGGTTCGACCCGCGCTCGCTGGCGCTGCGGGCCCGCGCGGGCGGCAACCCGGTGATCCCGCTGGTGGCCGATCTCGCCGCAGCCGTGCCGGAGGACGCAGCGCCCTATGTCCACCGTGGTGCGACCAGCCAGGACATCATGGACACCGCGATGATGCTGGTCGCCACCCGCACCGTTGCCCCGCTGCTCGACGACCTGGCCCGCACCGCCGACGCCCTGGCCGCTCTCGCCGCCGAGCACCGCTTGACCCCCATGCCTGGACGTACGCTCACCCAGCACGCCGTGCCCACGACCTTCGGCCTGAAGGCCGCCGGCTGGCGGGCGCTGGTGCTCGACGCGCACACCAGGCTCTCCGCCGTACGCTGCTCGCTCCCGGCCCAACTCGGCGGAGCAGCAGGGACCTTGGCGGCCTTCCACGCCTACGCCGAGGCGTCGGAGGCGTCGGAACTGCACCGGGAGCCGCAGGCCGGGGATCTCGGCCTGCGGCTGGTCGCCGCCTTCGCGGACGAACTGGGTCTGGCCGAACCGCAGTTGCCCTGGCATGTGCTGCGCACCCCGGTCGCCGACCTGGGCGCCGCCCTGGCTTTCACCGCCGGCGCGCTGGGCAAGCTCGCCGCCGACGTGCTGGTGCTCTCCCGGACCGAGATCGGCGAGTTGGCCGAAGGCGCGGGCGGCGGCTCCTCGGCCATGCCGCACAAGAGCAACCCGGTCCGGGCCACCCTGATCGCGGCCGCCGCCCGCCAGGTCCCGGCCCTGGCCTCGGTCCTCTTCGGCTCCATGGCGGCCGAGGACGAGCGCCCCGCCGGTGCCTGGCACGCCGAGTGGCAACCGCTGCGGGATGCGCTCCGGCTCACCGGTGGCGCGGCCCGCGACGCGGCCGAGCTGGTCGCAGGGCTCAGGGTCGAGAGCCATCGGATGTGGAGCCATCTGGCCCTGACCGACGGCCTGTTGGTCTCAGAGCGGTTGAACGCCGTGCTCGCCCCGCTGCTCGGCCGGGACCGGGCCCGCACTCTCCTGGTGGCGGCCTCCGGCCGGGCGGCGGAGCTGGGCATCCCGCTGGAGGAGGCGCTGCGGGAACTGCTGGACGAGTCCGATGTGCCGCTCCCCGGCGGGCAGTTGCCGAAGGAACTCCTCCCGCCCGCCCGGCTCCGGGCCCTCACCGACCCCACCGCCTACCTGGGCTCGGCGCTCGCCCTCACCGACCGCGCCCTGCGTCGTGATCCCCTCCACACCAAGCCTGCTGACGAACCATCAACTCAGGATCCGCGATGA